The genomic DNA CCAGCACCTCCGCCAGCAACTGCGCGACCGGGTGCTGGCGGAAGTCGTTCGACAGGTAGGCGATGGTGGCGACGCCCGTCCTGGCGGGTTTTGCCTTCAGCCGCACCGGCTTCGTCCGGATCGTCTGCGCGTGCGCCCGCGCCGCCGCCAGGAGCGAGGGGGCGGAAACACGGTGGGACAGCATCATGGAGGCCTGGACCGGGACGCCCTGCGACGCGATGCTTTCCAGCGTCACCGCGTCGTCGTCGAAGCTGGACCAGTCGCACGACCGCTGCTTCGTCTGGATCAGCCCGACCGTCGCGGTCGGATTTCCGGGTGCGATCCTCAGCGCGCGGCGGTAGGCCACCGCGGCGGCGGCCAGCCTGTCCTGCCCCTTGAGGGCGGTCCCCAGATTGAACCACACCGCCGGGGCGTTCGGCGCCACAACCGCCGCCTGACGGGCCAGACGCTCCGCCTCCGCAAGGTGTCCCAGTTGGAACAGAGCCGCCGAGAGGCTGAGCAGTGTGTCCGGACTCGCCGGGTGCAGCGACCGCGCCTGTTCGAGAAACTCGGCGGCACGGTCGTAGGCGCCCATCCTGAACAGGGTGTTGCCGATGTTGAGCAGAATTCCGGGGTGATGCGGGTCGCAAAGGCGCGCCCGCTCGAACGCGCTCAGGGCGTCGTCGTAGCGCTGGTTCCCGAAGGCAGCATTGCCGACCGCCGCGTAGAGGTCCCGTCCGAACCCCGCGATCTGCGGGGGCAGGGCGGCGCCCCTGGTCGCCTGTTCGAACAGCGCGACGGCGCGCCCCAGATCGCCTTTCTGGGCCAAAGCCAGTGCGTCCGACAGTTTGCGCATGTCCGGCGCGGAGGAACCGCTGGACTGCCTGTTCTTGTTCATGGTCGATACAACCCGGATTGCTTCGGTTCACGCAACACACCGAACCGGGCTGCGCTGGCCGCAGTCCGGTTCGTGCGAGCCGCGCCGCCATCGCGGCACGTTCTATAAGGTTATGCTAACGCGACGCCACCCCAGGTAGGAGAGCGTTGTCGTCGGACCTGCTTCCACATGTGGGCCGTGCTGGTGGAGCCGGTCAGGCGTCCCCGGCGATCTCCGCCAGGAGCTGGACCTGGAAGGACAGCAAAAAGGCCGCACGCTCCTGCGCCCGCGCCCGGCCGGCCGGGGTCTGCATGGTGTTGGGCAGCAGCAGCAGCTTCGCCTTGAAATGGTCCAGCGCGTATTGCAGGTCGTCGAGCGGGCGGGTCTCGGCCATCGGGTCCTCGCCGTGGAACAGCGCCCGCTTCATCAGGCCGGAGGTGGCGAAGCAGCGGGCGATGCCGATGGCCCCCAGGCTTTCCAGACGGTCGGCGTCCTGGACCAGCTTCGCCTCGACGGTCAGCGGCGGGATGCCGGCGGAGTAGCTGTGCGCCTCGATGGCGTGGCGGGTGGCGGGGATCAGCGCGTCCGGAAAGCCCATGCCGGACAGAACCTCCTCCGCCCGGTCCGCCGACAGGCGGGAGGCGCGGCTGCGGTCCGGATGGTCCTTCGGCACGTTCACGATGTCGTGGAGCAGGGCCGCGGCCAGCACGACGAGCATGTCGGGCGGCGGTCCGCCGTCCCGTTCGGCCTCCGCCGCGGCCAGGGCCTTGGCGGTGCGCCAGACGCGAAGAAGGTGGTCGACATCGTGCGCCGGGTCCTCGGCCACGTTGGAACGCAGCCACGTGGTGATGGAGCTTTCCCAAACATCGACATCGCTGAGCACAACATCTTTTGGCATGAGCGCTCGTCCTCTTTCGTGCTTTTTACATAATATGGGGAGGGGCAGGGCTGTTGTCCCGAAATCATTTGTGGGCGGGCGTCCCCCACCCCGAATCGGGAATCCGAAATCAGTTCCCTCCTCTCCGGAATGGTTGCGTCGCGCCGAATGCCCGATGACCGCGGGCCGTCCCGCCGTTAAGGTGACGCCCGCCCGGACCGGGCCGACCGACAGGCAGAGGGGAGACATGCAGCCGATCATTCAGGTGCGTGGGCTGGAAAAGACCTACGCCACCGGCTTCCAGGCGCTGAAAGGGGTCGATCTCGACATCCGCCGCGGCGAGATCTTCGCCCTGCTGGGACCGAACGGCGCCGGCAAGACGACGCTCATCAGCACCGTCTGCGGCATCGTCAACGCCACCGCGGGCACCGTGACGGTCGACGGGCACGACATCGTGTGCGATTGGCGCGCCGCGCGCTCGCTGATCGGCCTCGTCCCGCAGGAGCTGACGACCGAGGCGTTCGAGAGCGTCTGGGCCACCGTCAGCTTCAGCCGCGGGCTGTTCGGCAAGCCGCCCAATCCCGCCCACATCGAGAAGGTGCTGAAGGACCTGTCCCTCTGGAACAAGAAGGACAGCAAGGTCATGGCGCTGTCCGGCGGCATGAAGCGCCGCGTGATGATCGCCAAGGCCCTGTCGCACGAGCCGCGCATCCTCTTCCTCGACGAGCCGACCGCCGGGGTGGACGTGGAGCTTCGCCGCGGCATGTGGGAGATGATCGGGCGGCTGCGCGACAGCGGCGTGACCATCATCCTGACCACCCACTACATCGAGGAGGCGGAGGAGATGGCCGACAGCATCGGCGTCATCTCCAACGGCCGCATCGTGCTGGTCGAGGACAAGGCCGCGCTGATGCGCAAGCTCGGCAAGCGGCTGCTGACACTGCAGCTCCAGAACCCGCTGGAGGCCATCCCGGCGGAGCTGGCCGGCTACCCCCTGACCCTGTCCGGCGACGGGCGGGAGCTGGTCTACAGCTTCGACACGCAGGAGGACCAGACGGGCATCGCCCGGCTTCTCCGCAAGCTCGGCGACCACGGCATCGATTTCACGAACCTGCACACCGAGGAAAGCTCCCTCGAGGAGATCTTCGTCAGCCTTGTGAAGGAGCGGGCATGACCTCCCCCATCAACCTTCATGCGGTCAAGGCCATCTACCTGTTCGAGCTGGCCCGCACGTGGCGCACGCTGTTCCAGAGCATCGCGGCGCCGGTCATCTCGACCTCGCTCTACTTCATCGTCTTCGGGGCGGCCATCGGCGGGCGCTTCACGGCGGTGGACGGGGTGAGCTACGGCGCCTTCCTGGTGCCTGGCCTCGTCATGATGTCGGTGCTGACGGAAAGCGTGTCGAACGCCTCCTTTGGCATCTACATGCCGCGCTATTCCGGCACGATCTACGAGGTGCTGTCGGCCCCGATCTCCGCCTTCGAGACGGTGCTCGGCTATGTCGGGGCGGCGGCGACCAAGTCGATGATCCTCGGCGTGCTGATCCTGCTGACGGCCCGGCTGTTCGTCGACTACTCGATCCAGCATCCGTTCTGGATGGTCGCCTTCCTGGTCCTGACCTCGGTCACCTTCAGCCTGTTCGGCTTCATCCTGGGGGTCTGGGCGGACGGCTGGGAGAAGCTGCAGATCGTGCCGATCCTGGTCATCACGCCGCTTGCCTTCCTCGGCGGCAGCTTCTACTCGATCAGCATGCTGCCGCCGCTGTGGCAGAAGATCACCCTGTTCAACCCGGTCGTCTATCTGGTCAGCGGCTTCCGCTGGAGCTTCTACGGCCAGGCCGACGTCCCGGTGGGGATCAGCCTCGCCATGACCGCGCTGTTCCTGGCGCTCTGCCTGACGGCGGTCTGGTGGATCTTCCGCACCGGCTACAAGCTGAAGAACTGAAAGCTGAACAACTGACCGGCCCGGACGGTGGGGTTCACGCCCCGCCGTCCGGCTTCCCGCTTTCCAGCATCCCGTGGGCGCGGTGCCACTCCTCCAGCGATTCCGGTGGGTAGTCGTCGCTGCGCTCATCCCCCGGCCCGGCCTCGACCGGCACCCAGTTGGCCTTCGACCCCAGCATCATGTGGACGTGGGCCGGCGCCTCCGGCAGGGGGCTGTCGATGGCGCTGGCGAAGGGGTGGACCAGCTCCGGCCAGCGCGGGTCGCTCACCCACAGGGCGGAGCCGCAGCGCGCGCAGAAGCGCCGCTCGCCGGGGCTTTCCTCCCCGTCGATGCGGGCGTGGAAGACGGTGATGTGCTCCGATCCCGTCACCGCCAGCGTGTCGGCCTTGGCCCCCAGATTGATGGCGTAGCCGCCCCCGCCCGCCGTCTTGCGGCAAATCGAGCAGTAGCAGCGCAGGTAGGGGACCGGCGCGTAGGCGTCCACCGAGAAACGCACCGCGCCGCAGTGGCAGGACCCGTCGAGCTTCATCCGTCCTCTCCTCCCGTTCTCGGGCGCCCGGCTGCGGCGCCGCACCCGTCCAACCCTCCCGGTCCGGGAAAGTTTCCGGCGGCGGCCCTCACACGTCGACCACCGGGGCCATGGCCTCGGCCATCGCGAGCAGGGCGGCGTCCTGGAAACGCGGCGCCACCAGCTGCACCCCCACCGGGAGCCCGCGCGGCCCGCGGCCGCAGGGCATGGCGAGGCAGGGGACGTGCAGCACCGTCCAGATCGAGTTGAAGATATGGTCGCCCGTGGTGTGCAGCCCCTCCGGCGCCTCCCCCGGCGCGGGCGGGGTCAGGATCACGTCGATGG from Azospirillum brasilense includes the following:
- a CDS encoding ABC transporter permease, which codes for MTSPINLHAVKAIYLFELARTWRTLFQSIAAPVISTSLYFIVFGAAIGGRFTAVDGVSYGAFLVPGLVMMSVLTESVSNASFGIYMPRYSGTIYEVLSAPISAFETVLGYVGAAATKSMILGVLILLTARLFVDYSIQHPFWMVAFLVLTSVTFSLFGFILGVWADGWEKLQIVPILVITPLAFLGGSFYSISMLPPLWQKITLFNPVVYLVSGFRWSFYGQADVPVGISLAMTALFLALCLTAVWWIFRTGYKLKN
- a CDS encoding HD domain-containing protein — its product is MPKDVVLSDVDVWESSITTWLRSNVAEDPAHDVDHLLRVWRTAKALAAAEAERDGGPPPDMLVVLAAALLHDIVNVPKDHPDRSRASRLSADRAEEVLSGMGFPDALIPATRHAIEAHSYSAGIPPLTVEAKLVQDADRLESLGAIGIARCFATSGLMKRALFHGEDPMAETRPLDDLQYALDHFKAKLLLLPNTMQTPAGRARAQERAAFLLSFQVQLLAEIAGDA
- a CDS encoding GFA family protein, whose protein sequence is MKLDGSCHCGAVRFSVDAYAPVPYLRCYCSICRKTAGGGGYAINLGAKADTLAVTGSEHITVFHARIDGEESPGERRFCARCGSALWVSDPRWPELVHPFASAIDSPLPEAPAHVHMMLGSKANWVPVEAGPGDERSDDYPPESLEEWHRAHGMLESGKPDGGA
- a CDS encoding ABC transporter ATP-binding protein → MQPIIQVRGLEKTYATGFQALKGVDLDIRRGEIFALLGPNGAGKTTLISTVCGIVNATAGTVTVDGHDIVCDWRAARSLIGLVPQELTTEAFESVWATVSFSRGLFGKPPNPAHIEKVLKDLSLWNKKDSKVMALSGGMKRRVMIAKALSHEPRILFLDEPTAGVDVELRRGMWEMIGRLRDSGVTIILTTHYIEEAEEMADSIGVISNGRIVLVEDKAALMRKLGKRLLTLQLQNPLEAIPAELAGYPLTLSGDGRELVYSFDTQEDQTGIARLLRKLGDHGIDFTNLHTEESSLEEIFVSLVKERA